The window cgattcaaaagcacttgtgaagatctatttaaataaaaatctattctattctataacaAAAGCTGAAGTTAAACTTGTTCGTCATTGATTGACAGGTTTATGATAATTGAAAATCTGATTTTCATATCACATTTTTATTATAGCCATGTTGATCATAAAGGATTCCTTAAAAGAATGGACTATAATTAAAATTGCAAGTTTGTTTTTTAGAAATCACAATGgttcatacaaaaataaattcataCTTTTGGGATTAAGGATAAACGAATCTGTGGACTTTCACCTGTCTGTTTTAAGGTCTTAAACCTTCAAGAAACAATCCAATAACATTTTGATGCAATTTTACACACAAACCAGTCAATGGCTCCTCTTTAAATGTCCCCTCAACAAAATACGAATAAACCTGTCCTAGAAAAGATACCTCTCCTGACTTCtaagagggctgtctccgtcactcgtttccactcgtttcatacaatcgtagttccagtttcatttgaatattaagcaaccaaagtccatgaaattttgcagacatattctagaaactaatatctgtgtctgtggttttccagatttctgttaaaatattcggtttcatagttacgcggtcttaaaaattttcatacaaatctttgagcccctgtaattttaaaactacatattttcagaaaaatctaaaacaccacagacacagatattagtttctagaatatgtctgcaaaatttcatgaactttggttgcttaatattcaaatgaaattggaactacgattgtatgaaacgagtggaaacgagtgacggagagagccctgttaaagaaacttgaaaacttaaaataaccTTTTAAACTTTATCAACCGTTTGCAGGTTATGCGCTACATGATTATGAGGAATATCCTCATATCAACTACGGCTATGACTATCACCTGCCTGATTCACACCACCACGGGTTTGATCATCACGATTTCAATCCCCATCACGGGTATTATGATGGACACCACGTGGGACATCATAGATACTACAAtcatgtaagtttttttttgttttctgttTTCTTGGGATAGAGAAGTAACTTATCTTACTTTTATAATGATAGGTAAGTTTTGATCCTAATGTAAATTTTATCTTAAATgtaaaagtttggatgtttgccTTGACGCTGCAATGACCGAATCGATTTGACTGAAAATTATATAGATTTATGAAGTTTAGATATCTTATATCCTGTATTAACATATAAGCTACTTTACATCCCGTAAAATccaagagtttccatgggattattaaaaaaaacatccatGTAtctacgcggataaagtcgcggcaccatttagtatctacctacttaaaaaaatactagtGACTAAAAAGCAAAGGGAAATCGGTTAcataacattttaataatttattgttttccaAAACCCTTAACGCCTACATATCCCAGTCGAAGAGATAATAAGCATAATGATATTGATCAATATTAATGCTGGAATGAATTAACTTCGCCCACTTAACAATATGCTCAGTCAAATTAGACAATCTGAagcatataggtacttacctatgaagaagaaaatattttgaaaaactccAACGgggtgttttaaaaatttacatcctcgcggacgaagtcgttggCAATAAAGCAAAACTCGTTATACTTTTTACAGGCATTGGCTGCCAAAGCAGTACTGTGGCCAATAGCAGGAATCGCGCTACTAGGTGCAGCTGCCGCTTTGGTCAGCAATCCAATTCTTTTGCAACTTGGAGTTACGTCCGGAAAGCGGAGACGCAGAAACACTGAAGAAATCACCGGCCCCGAATTAAGCACGGAAATTACGGAATGGAGACCACTAATCAACCGGAAAGTCGCGGCGATAAAAACTGGAACTCATTCGAAACCAGCTAAAACCAAACTTGTGCATAGAAAAGCAAAAAGAAATGAATATACAAGTACAACACAGCGTATAAATcctataaaaacttctatgactGACTTAGATATCAAAGGTGCTAATTCTCCATTCGAAGACGAAGGATCAgatgaatttaattttataccGATATCCA of the Maniola jurtina chromosome 16, ilManJurt1.1, whole genome shotgun sequence genome contains:
- the LOC123873439 gene encoding uncharacterized protein LOC123873439 yields the protein MRLHSCRCSYNVVVFFGILLLSKPRHGKCNPITNSHLNEDIREFAPKEDSINSTNVRTLQKEDPKRYTDIVSFRPITFKDVPDSKQSSSSYGRGLVSRDHPGYALHDYEEYPHINYGYDYHLPDSHHHGFDHHDFNPHHGYYDGHHVGHHRYYNHALAAKAVLWPIAGIALLGAAAALVSNPILLQLGVTSGKRRRRNTEEITGPELSTEITEWRPLINRKVAAIKTGTHSKPAKTKLVHRKAKRNEYTSTTQRINPIKTSMTDLDIKGANSPFEDEGSDEFNFIPISIITKDD